One genomic segment of Besnoitia besnoiti strain Bb-Ger1 chromosome VII, whole genome shotgun sequence includes these proteins:
- a CDS encoding RNA recognition motif-containing protein (encoded by transcript BESB_079430) yields MAAPPQYGIHPYSHLGYAYGGTTAAVAAADYTWGAAAQYSQWQTPTAHPSAPNPLEQEPDALQSRTLFFGRLPEDVTEDTLRDVVAPHGDLKKVAVYAEKRMAFVEFYDLRHAEAARDALRGSDILGKRVEVQFSAVKRPDKDGNTGTLYVRPVSTVHVSGNWADPNSLDAYRELFAKHGDLKKVSANRKRETEKFVEYFDLRDAQKALDSLNGYVFNGATLHICFAQNASRTVNKNAERSGGSRRTPESYGPVRGGGSSGSGGMSRSYASGPYAAPVSSHQPHAVPAIYASGPPLTPQHPPPAYVAAVPYATGPAAYGAYAVPYQPAYGLYTYQQPQATNGYAAPQPWAAAATTATAPASATAAVPYTVAPQAASTSAASRSSPVSSAAPAGSAGAYATPAATAQVAAPRW; encoded by the exons AtggcggctccgccgcagtACGGCATTCACCCCTACAGTCACCTCGGGTATGCGTATGGGGGCACGAcggcggctgtcgcagctgcagactACACGTGgggagccgcagcgcagtACTCTCAGTGGCAAACACCAACGGCACATCCATCCGCACCCAATCCACTTG AACAGGAACCAGATGCCCTTCAAAGCCGCACGCTCTTCTTCGGTCGACTTCCAGAGGATGTGACTGAAGATACGCTGCGGgacgtcgtcgcgccgcacGGCGATCTAAAAAAGGTTGCCGTTTACGCTGAAAAACGGATGGCGTTCGTTGAGTTT TATGACCTTCGTCACGCAGAAGCTGCTCGGGACGCTCTTCGCGGCTCGGACATCTTGGGAAAGCGAGTCGAAGTGCAGTTTTCGGCTGTGAAGCGGCCAGACAAAGATGGAAACACG GGCACTCTGTACGTACGTCCAGTCAGCACGGTTCATGTGTCGGGCAACTGGGCAGATCCAAACAGCCTTGACGCGTACAGGGAGCTGTTCGCGAAGCATGGCGACCTCAAGAAGGTGTCTGCAAATCGAAAGCGAGAGAC GGAGAAGTTCGTCGAGTATTTTGATCTCCGAGACGCGCAAAAGGCACTTGACTCTTTGAACGGCTATGTTTTCAACGGCGCCACGCTGCACATATGCTTCGCCCAGAACGCGTCGCGCACAGT GAATAAGAACGCAGAGCGTTCGGGGGGTTCGCGGCGGACACCGGAGAGCTACGGCCCTGttcgaggcggcgggagcTCAGGAAGTGGCGGGATGTCGCGCTCCTACGCGTCAGGTCCCTACGCTGCGCCGGTGAGTTCTCACCAACCTCACGCTGTTCCTGCCATCTACGCATCCGGCCCTCCCCTCACGCCACAACACCCTCCACCTGCCTACGTCGCGGCTGTGCCG tACGCCACAGGGCCAGCGGCGTATGGCGCGTACGCAGTACCGTACCAGCCGGCGTACGGCCTCTACACGTatcagcagccgcaggcaaCAAACGGgtacgccgcgccgcagccgtgggcggcagctgcgacgaCGGCAACAGCGCCTGCGAGTGCGACGGCTGCTGTCCCGTATACCGTCGCTCCACAGGCGGCGAGCACGTCCGCAGCGAGCAGGTCGAGTCCGGTGAGTTCCGCGGCACCTGCGGGAAGTGCCGGGGCGTATGCGACCCCCGCAGCGACTGCTCAGgtggctgcgccgcggtgGTGA
- a CDS encoding putative Gliding-associated protein 45 (encoded by transcript BESB_079440): MGNACKKNTAKTPTRKQAEELAEKERQEREAKEKAEAEEKARREAEEKAAREAEAERLAAEAKAREEEARREAEEAKRRAEEEAARAAEEQRRKEEEERAAEERRKAEEESLAAKKAAEEASRKAEEERLAAEAAAEQERQMQEALKQQEMSPREKYDKLASSEDAGSETTMATQPQKVAEHGSSAASERSGVTPCDMGAIDETAKYVSRRCGCDLGEQHDENACPICRNIDLSDAPLLN; the protein is encoded by the coding sequence ATGGGAAACGCGTGCAAGAAGAACACCGCCAAGACGCCCACCCGCaagcaggcggaggagctggcagagaaggagcgccaggaacgcgaggcgaaggagaaggctgaggccgaggagaaggcccgacgcgaggcggaggaaaaggCCGCAAGAGAGGCTGAAGCCGAGCGcctggctgcggaggcgaaggcgagagaggaagaagccaGGAGAGAagccgaagaggcgaagcggagggctgaagaggaagctgctcgcgcggctgaagagcagcgacgcaaggaagaggaagagagggcagcggaggagcgcagaaaggctgaagaagagagcctAGCCGCCAAgaaggctgcggaggaggcctcgAGAAAAGCCGAGGAAGaacgcctcgctgcggaagccgccgccgagcaggAACGCCAGATGCAGGAGGCCCTGAAGCAGCAGGAGATGTCCCCCAGAGAAAAATACGACAAACTCGCGAGCTCCGAAGACGCAGGATCAGAGACGACGATGGCAACGCAACCGCAGAAGGTCGCTGAAcacggcagcagcgccgcctccgagcGCAGCGGTGTCACACCGTGCGACATGGGTGCCATTGATGAGACTGCCAAGTATGTGTCGAGGCGATGCGGATGCGACTTAGGCGAGCAGCACGATGAGAACGCGTGCCCAATCTGTCGCAACATCGACTTGTCGGATGCGCCGCTGCTGAACTAA
- a CDS encoding hypothetical protein (encoded by transcript BESB_079450), with translation MPTAPLARPFSPSSPMASSCAAETTASSLEADSPFSPAAEAPAPLPAATAACLRVLEALGQRRLERPAATSAREDDPLASFLSFSEMHQLLQDASALDTPAKYAHMLHAMCVLADRRLEETARRWREAKTGAPLSSSSALKTKKRRLTVDPDAVKREEAPEDRGVAGDPVLFEDSMTRGDSESAAGSARAEGDTAQGDEGEDRDGSQGDSAASDEEEGDRDEGDADRESGSDPAEKRHEMAAHVAGLLLGTLESLRRPPALGADDFLDTVTHVLTRVLYAHQPVVASAAPSDERPDASNKAERPQHSDFSSSCSSSFSSSGCSFSSVVECRQAWRRGVIRRFETIDRLLSQSSSFFSANNPAARATSSADASSLAATASGEERCRRAMRLVRRWAAFLLELEKIRRQAVDRIRATSEEAQGLTHMLFLPQETAPAEKHKKRKPRGEVVVAGFNDAAQEGEEQAASEEQRIEARIVATAQLLRLPALPPFAFPTNASVVEARGKFERCLARWREERARRKQQEEEAMKKVSAAALIVSYVTARMREQEDASSALAAALPGSSQALAALMRQRSIAHAFYLLGLNPQTATVPMVEAVKKKWRVLLHPDKFHSVPHLLHQATEAFKGFQLAVEEAIRAIQQRRVDPGWAQPPPPPDPSAAASPLAAGASPLSAPGPGKSPAPPGGPGGAAPSSAPPSPASPCPLPTRQYFPEFSIEVAPRRKALGAFLVYVSAAGAGADPAFSEITEVRVYIHRPVLGGPPGSLTPSPEALSGVITRKVSLVGSKREEERAVEEKIEVVDVVQPLCLGEERRYWVGVQVEGRKKDFSLIRWSPVLLRLALPPAVDAAEDLSRPWSSGASRRDEGAQAAAEARALLAFLTSFSEASFLDGRMRGKVQESINSLKRLMRHISKKKMKKGAEGAGAYGVGTLPHELLVEYLATAKEGRELLQQCLEKGKAWADRTQ, from the exons ATGCCGACAGCTCCGCTCGCACGGCCCTTCTCTCCGTCCAGCCCCATGGCGTCTTCTTGCGCCGCGGAAACCACGGCTTCGTCTCTCGAGGCCGACTCTCCCTTTTCGCCTGCTgctgaggcgccggcgcctctgcctgccgcgacagctgcctgcctccgcgtgctgGAGGCCTTGGGGCAGCGAAGACTcgagcggcctgcggcgacctCCGCACGGGAAGACGACCCGCTTGCGTCCTTCCTGAGCTTCTCTGAAATGCaccagctgctgcaggatgCCAGTGCCCTGGACACCCCTGCAAAGTACGCACACATGCTGCACGCCATGTGCGTCTTGGCGGACCGGCGCCTcgaggagactgcgcgccgctggcgggaggcgaagaccGGTGCgcctctttcctcttcttccgcgctcaaaacgaagaagcggcgTCTCACCGTCGATCCAGACGCCGtcaagagagaagaagcccCAGAGGACCGCGGAGTGGCGGGCGACCCGGTGCTCTTTGAGGACAGCATGACTCGAGGAGACTCGGAGTCTGCGgcgggctctgcgcgcgcggagggcgacacgGCGCAGGgggacgaaggagaggatCGGGACGGCAGCCAAGGCGACTCAGCGGCCtctgacgaggaggagggagacagagacgagggGGACGCCGACCGCGAGTCCGGGTCTGACCCCGCCGAGAAGCGACACGAGATGGCAGCACACGTCGCAGGCTTGCTCTTGGGGACTTTAGagagtctgcggcgccctcctgcgCTGGGAGCAGACGACTTTCTCGACACCGTCACTCACGTTCTCACGCGCGTCCTCTACGCGCACCAGCCAGTTGTCGCCAGCGCTGCGCCGAGCGACGAGCGACCCGACGCCTCCAACAAGGccgagcggccgcagcactctgacttctcttcttcctgctcgtcttccttctcttcttccgggTGCTCGTTCTCGTCTGTCGTCGAGTGTAGAcaggcgtggcggcgcggcgtcatTCGCCGCTTCGAGACCATCGACAGACTCCTCTCGCAGAGctcgtccttcttctccgcgaacaatcccgcggcgcgggctaCCTCCTCGGCGGACGCGTCttccctcgcggcgacggcgagtgGGGAGGAACGCTGCCGCCGGGCGATGCGTCTCGTGAGGCGATGGGCAGCGTTCCTCCTCGAGCTCGAGAAGATCCGCCGCCAAGCTGTAGACCGCATtcgcgcgacgagcgaggaggcccaGGGTCTCACGCACATGCTCTTTCTCCCCCAGGAGACCGCCCCTGCGGAAAAACACAAGAAAAGGAAACCCAGAGGCGaagtcgtcgtcgccggcttCAACGATGCGGCCCAAGAGGGCGAAGAACAAGCTGCGAGCGAGGAA caACGTATTGAGGCTAGGATcgtggcgacggcgcagctgcttcgtctgccAGCGCTGCCTCCTTTCGCCTTCCCGACGAATGCCTCTGTTGTGGAAGCGCGCGGGAAATTCGAGCGGTGCTTGGCTCGAtggagagaagagcgc gcgcggcgcaagcagcaagaagaagaagccatGAAGAAGGTcagcgcagcggcgttgATTGTCTCCTACGTGACGGCGCGCATGAGGGAACAAGAAGacgcttcctccgctctcgccgcggcgctcccaGGATcttcgcaggcgctcgcggcgctcatGCGCCAGCGAAGCATCGCCCACGCCTTCTACCTGCTCGGGCTGAACCCCCAGACTGCCACAGTGCCGATG gtCGAGGCTGTGAAGAAGAAGTGGCGAGTTCTACTCCACCCCGACAAGTTCCACAGCGTCCCTCATCTTCTGCATCAGGCCACGGAAGCCTTCAAGGGA TTTCAACTCGCTGTCGAGGAGGCTATTCGCGCcatccagcagcgccgcgtggaTCCTGGctgggcgcagccgccgcctccgccggatccgtctgctgcggcgtcgcctttgGCCGCTGGGGCTTCGCCGTTGTCTGCGCCGGGGCCTGGCAAGTCCCCTGCTCCCCCTGGGGGCCcggggggcgcggcgcccagcagtgcgccgccgtcgccggcgtcacCGTGCCCGCTCCCGACGCGTCAGTATTTCCCCGAGTTTTCCATCGaagtcgcgcctcgccgcaaagcgctcggcgccttcctcgtctacGTGTCTGCGGCCGGGGCAGGGGCAGATCCCGCGTTTTCGGAAATCACGGAAGTCCGCGTATACATCCACCGGCCCGTCCTCGGCGGGCCCCCGGGGAGCTTGACCCCGTCCCCCGAGGCCCTGTCGGGGGTGATCACGCGGAAGGTTTCGCTGGTGGGctcgaagagagaggaagagagggcGGTCGAGGAGAAAATCGAGGTGGTTGACGTCGTACAGCCGCTCTGCCTgggcgaagagcgccgcTACTGGGTCGGCGTTCAGGTGGAGGGCCGAAAGAAGGACTTTTCCCTGATTCGCTGGAGCCCCGTGCTTCTCCGCCTGGCGCTCCCGCCCGCTGtagacgcggcggaggacttGTCGCGGCCCTGGTCTTCCGGCGCGTCCCgacgcgacgaaggcgcgcaggcagctgcagaggcccgcgcccTGCTGGCGTTTTTGACAAGTTTTTCCGAGGCTTCGTTCCTCGACGGGCGCATGCGAGGAAAAGTCCAGGAGAGCATCAACTCACTCAAGCGTTTGATGCGCCACATCTCGAaaaagaagatgaagaagggggcagaaggcgccgggGCCTACGGAGTCGGCACACTGCCACACGAGCTGCTAGTTGAATACCTCGCGACCGCGAAAGAAGGGAGGGAACTGCTTCAACAGTGTTTAGAAAAAGGCAAAGCGTGGGCCGACCGCACTCAGTAG